In Longimicrobiaceae bacterium, the DNA window CTTCGACATGAAGCGCTGGCGGCTGGCGCACGTGGTCTGGAATGGGAATCGGTCCTCAGAAGACGCAATGGTCCGCTCGCTCTACCCCTACCGAATCGATCGGCCGGGCGATCCGCGGGACGACAAGTATGTCTTCATCGAGAGGGTGGCGCCCGACTTCCTCCAGCCGCGCTTCTTCCGGCTCGGTAACTACTACTCGGAGATCAACCAGGACATTCGCAACGCGAATCCCAAGATCGTTCCGAACCCATTCCATTGATCGAACGGCCGGCGACTCATCACGAGAGATGCTTATGAACAGGTTCGCTTCACTTGCGCTGATCCTCGCCGTGCCGCTCGCGGCCTGCGAGATAGACAACTACCCGGCGCCCAATGCCGAGATCACCGGGCGGGTGGTTTATCAGGGCGAGCCGGTCAATGTGCGCCAGAACGCCATCGACCTCGAGCTGTGGCAGGACGGTTTCGAGCTACGGCGTGAAATCCCTGTGAACCTCCATCAGGACGGCACCTTCGCGGCGCGCGTCTTCGACGGGGTCTACAAGCTCAACCTGAAGGAAGGGGTCGGGCCCTGGCGCGACAATCCGGATACGGTTCAGATCACCCTGAACGGGTCCGAATCGGTGGACGTGCCGGTTGAGCCCTACTTCATCATCGAAGGCGAGTCGTTCACGCTGAACGGGAACACGCTCACCGCAGCCTTCGACGTGCGCCGCGTCGTCGAGGGTAGCGTCTTCGAGCGGGTGGGCTTGTACGTCGGACGCACGCAGTTCGTGGATTCGCGCTATCACCTGATACGCGCGGAGCAGGAGGGCGAGCTGGACGGCGATACCGGCCACTTCACGCTCACTCTCGACCTCGCCGACGCCTTCGCCTCGCATCCGCAACTCTTCGTGCGAGCCGCGGTGAAGACGGCGGGGGTGGAGGAGATGCTGTACACGCCGGTCGACACGCTCGAGCGGCCCTGATCGCACGCTATTCATCCGTTCACCGGAGATCCGTTCACCGGAGGAAGGAAGTACGTTCATGTCCGCTTCAGTCCCTCGCTCCTCTCGCCGCCGTCTGCGGCCGCTGCTCGCGCTCCTCGTGGCCGGTGCGACAGCCGGCCTGGGGGCGTGTGCGCCGGCCACGCCGGCGGCGTCCCCTCCAGGCCCGGAGCGCTCACAGCAAGCACGGGCTCCGCAAGGGACGGAGCGCATCCAGGTGCTCTTCCTGGGTGATGCCGGGCATCACCGGCCGGCGGAGCGCCTGCGGGACGTGGCCACGCCCCTGCTCAACCGCGGCATCGAGTTGCACTACACGGAGAACCTCGCCGACCTCCACCTCGAGAACCTGCGGAAGTACGACGCGCTCCTGCTGTATGCGAACTACGAGGGGGACCTCCCCGCGGAATACGAGCAGGCGCTCCTGACGTACGTGCGCGAGGGGGGCGGCTTCGTGCCGGTGCACTGCGCGGCCGGGAATTTCCGCACCTCCGAGGCCTTCGTGCGACTGCTCGGCGCGCAGTTCGCCTCGCACGACACGGCCACCTTCCGCACCCGCATCGTGGAGCCGGATCACCCGGTGATGCAGGGCTTCGAGGGGTTCGAGAGCTGGGACGAGACGTACGTCCACAAGAACCACAATCCCGAGGGTCGTACCGTGCTCGCCTACCGGGGCGACGAGCCCTACACCTGGGTGCGCGAGGAAGGGAAGGGTAGGGTCTTCTATACCGCCTGGGGCCACGACGAGCGGACGTGGCGAAACCCCGGTTTCCTGGACCTCCTGGAGCGGGGGATTCGCTGGGCGGTAGGCCAGGACGTGCCGACGGCGCTCGCCGAGCGCGAGATCCGCGATCCCTTCGAGTATGCGGTGCTCGACGTACCCTTCCCGCCGCCGCACCGGGTGCGGATGCAGTATGAGGCGACGGTGGGTCCGATGGACCGGAAGTCGAACTACCCCCTCTTCTACCAGATGCAGCTCGCGCTCTCGCCCGAGGAGTCGATGGAGCGGATGATCGTTCCTCCCGGCTTCCGGGTGGAGCTGTTCGCCAGCGAGCCAGACATCGTCAACCCGATCGCCATGACCTGGGACGAGCGGGGGCGCCTGTGGGTAGTGGAGTCGGTGGAGTATCCGTACCCGCGCGAGATGTGGCCCGATGGCGGTGGGAAGGACCGGATCGTCATCGCGGAGGATACCGATCACGACGGCCGCGCCGACAAGTTCACGGAGTTCGCCGACGGTTTCAACATCCCGACCGGGCTGACCTTCGCCAACGGCGGCGTGATCGTTCACCAGGCGCCGCAGACGATCTTCCTGAAGGACACGGACGGAGACGATCGGGCGGACGTGCGGAAGGTGCTGTTCGAGGGGTGGAGCCAGCGGGATACCCACGCCGGGCCCAGCCATCTTCGCTATGGGCTGGACAACTGGGTCTGGGGCGTAGTTGGCTACTCGGGCTTCAAAGGCACCATCGGCGGCGAGGAGCACGAGTTCTCCATGGGCGTCTATCGCTTCCGCCCGGACGGATCCAAGTTCGAGTTTCTGCGCCGGACCAACAACAACACCTGGGGGCTCGGTTTCAACGAGCAGGGCGGCGCCTTCATCTCCACGGCGAACGGCAACCCGAGCACGTATCTGCCTTTCCCCATCCGGGGATACGCCGGTTTGCCCGAGCTGGAAGCGGACGTGACGCAGAGCCTCGCCTCTACGCCGCGCATGATCCCGCTCAGCAACGAGTTCCGCCAGGTCGACTGGGTCGGGGCTTACACCGCGGGCTCCGGCCACGCGGTATACACAGCCCGGACCTACCCGAGGGAGTACTGGAACCGCATTGCTTTCGTCAACGAGCCGACGGGACACCTGGTCGGTGAGTTCCTCCTGGAAGAGAACGGCTCCACCTACAAGGCCGAGTACCCCCGCAACCTGGTCGTCAGCGACGATCAGTGGTTTGCACCGGTAGTGGCGGAGGTCGGGCCCGACGGCAATGTCTGGATCGCCGACTGGTACAACTACGTGATCCAACACAACGCGGAGAGCGATCGGCAGAAGCCCGCACCGGGCAACGCCTACGCCAACCCGCTACGCGATCGCCAGCACGGCCGGATCTACCGGATCGTCTACGAGGGGGCGCCGCCCGCCGAGCCGATGTCGCTGGAGGGGGCGAGTCCGCAGAAGCTGGTCGAGACCCTGCGGCACCCGAACCGCCTCTGGCGCATGCATGCGCAGCGGCTGCTGGTGGAGCGCGGGCAGCGCGACGTGGTGCCGCGGCTGATCGAGCTGGTTCAGGACACCTCCGTGGACGAGCTGGGGCTGAACCC includes these proteins:
- a CDS encoding DUF3823 domain-containing protein, encoding MNRFASLALILAVPLAACEIDNYPAPNAEITGRVVYQGEPVNVRQNAIDLELWQDGFELRREIPVNLHQDGTFAARVFDGVYKLNLKEGVGPWRDNPDTVQITLNGSESVDVPVEPYFIIEGESFTLNGNTLTAAFDVRRVVEGSVFERVGLYVGRTQFVDSRYHLIRAEQEGELDGDTGHFTLTLDLADAFASHPQLFVRAAVKTAGVEEMLYTPVDTLERP
- a CDS encoding PVC-type heme-binding CxxCH protein; protein product: MSASVPRSSRRRLRPLLALLVAGATAGLGACAPATPAASPPGPERSQQARAPQGTERIQVLFLGDAGHHRPAERLRDVATPLLNRGIELHYTENLADLHLENLRKYDALLLYANYEGDLPAEYEQALLTYVREGGGFVPVHCAAGNFRTSEAFVRLLGAQFASHDTATFRTRIVEPDHPVMQGFEGFESWDETYVHKNHNPEGRTVLAYRGDEPYTWVREEGKGRVFYTAWGHDERTWRNPGFLDLLERGIRWAVGQDVPTALAEREIRDPFEYAVLDVPFPPPHRVRMQYEATVGPMDRKSNYPLFYQMQLALSPEESMERMIVPPGFRVELFASEPDIVNPIAMTWDERGRLWVVESVEYPYPREMWPDGGGKDRIVIAEDTDHDGRADKFTEFADGFNIPTGLTFANGGVIVHQAPQTIFLKDTDGDDRADVRKVLFEGWSQRDTHAGPSHLRYGLDNWVWGVVGYSGFKGTIGGEEHEFSMGVYRFRPDGSKFEFLRRTNNNTWGLGFNEQGGAFISTANGNPSTYLPFPIRGYAGLPELEADVTQSLASTPRMIPLSNEFRQVDWVGAYTAGSGHAVYTARTYPREYWNRIAFVNEPTGHLVGEFLLEENGSTYKAEYPRNLVVSDDQWFAPVVAEVGPDGNVWIADWYNYVIQHNAESDRQKPAPGNAYANPLRDRQHGRIYRIVYEGAPPAEPMSLEGASPQKLVETLRHPNRLWRMHAQRLLVERGQRDVVPRLIELVQDTSVDELGLNPGAIHALWTLHGLGALDGSDPRALEAARTALRHPSAGVRRNAVQVLPATEATTADVLAAGLLEDEDPQVRLQAAATLADLPGSEAAGRALFAALQRPENANDEWMREAMALAAAKSPQGFLAAAAAAGVEGAPPPAPNAEDAPSPVSTLAGIVGLVARHADPAAGGAAVAATAGEADVVLEVGVVPDVLRFDRTELSAQAGQRVRIVFRNTDNMEHNLVFIEPGSLAKIGRLADELATSPQGRSRQYVPDAPEVVASTPVLGPGQSYELTFTAPTEPGRYTFICTIPGHWRVMQGTLVVEPAASR